A DNA window from Gillisia sp. Hel1_33_143 contains the following coding sequences:
- the ruvB gene encoding Holliday junction branch migration DNA helicase RuvB → MNENLDASGDNFSSEEFDIERALRPLSFDDFAGQDQVLENLKIFVEAANQRGEALDHTLFHGPPGLGKTTLAHILANELQVGIKVTSGPVIDKPGDLAGLLTNLEERDVLFIDEIHRLSPIVEEYLYSAMEDYKIDIMIESGPNARTVQINLNPFTLIGATTRSGLLTAPMRARFGISSRLQYYTTELLSTILERSAEILRVPITMDAAIEIAGRSRGTPRIANALLRRVRDFAQIKGNGKIDMEISKFSLKALNVDAHGLDEMDNKILTTIIDKFKGGPVGITTLATAVSENAETIEEVYEPFLIQQGFIFRTPRGREVTEAAYRHLGRIKGATQGGLF, encoded by the coding sequence ATGAACGAGAATCTGGACGCATCAGGAGATAATTTTTCTTCAGAAGAGTTTGATATTGAAAGAGCTTTAAGGCCTTTAAGTTTTGATGATTTTGCTGGTCAGGATCAAGTATTGGAGAATCTTAAGATCTTTGTTGAAGCTGCAAATCAGCGTGGTGAAGCTTTAGATCATACCTTATTTCATGGTCCTCCGGGACTTGGTAAGACAACTCTAGCCCATATTTTAGCCAATGAATTGCAAGTTGGGATAAAAGTTACCTCAGGTCCTGTTATAGACAAACCAGGAGATCTTGCAGGGTTACTTACCAATCTTGAAGAAAGAGATGTTCTATTTATAGACGAGATCCATAGATTAAGTCCTATAGTAGAAGAATATCTATACTCTGCGATGGAAGATTATAAGATAGACATCATGATCGAAAGTGGGCCTAACGCAAGGACAGTTCAGATAAACCTGAATCCATTTACCTTAATTGGAGCTACCACAAGATCTGGCTTGCTTACTGCTCCTATGAGAGCAAGATTTGGTATTTCTAGTAGACTTCAGTATTACACTACAGAATTGCTTTCTACCATTTTAGAACGTAGCGCAGAGATCTTAAGAGTGCCAATAACTATGGACGCAGCCATAGAGATTGCGGGTAGAAGTAGGGGCACACCAAGAATTGCGAACGCACTACTAAGGAGAGTTCGTGATTTCGCTCAGATTAAAGGCAATGGAAAGATTGATATGGAGATCTCTAAATTCAGCTTAAAAGCATTGAATGTAGATGCTCATGGATTAGATGAAATGGATAATAAAATATTAACCACCATTATAGATAAATTTAAAGGAGGGCCGGTGGGTATTACTACTCTTGCAACTGCGGTTAGTGAGAATGCTGAAACTATTGAGGAAGTTTATGAGCCTTTTCTCATTCAGCAAGGATTTATCTTTAGAACACCACGCGGTAGGGAAGTAACAGAAGCTGCTTATAGACATTTAGGCAGGATAAAAGGAGCTACTCAAGGTGGCTTGTTTTAA
- a CDS encoding DUF3341 domain-containing protein, whose product MSGKVIHALYTDDDLLMQAVKQTRKANYHINDVFTPFPVHGLDKALGLAPTRLAICAFLYGITGLTVATLMMNFIMIEDWPQDIGGKPSFSYIQNMPAFVPIMFELTVFFAAHLMVITFYMRSKIWPFKVAENPDVRTTDDHFLVEIDAANHDVDSLTKFLYDTGASEIKLIE is encoded by the coding sequence ATGTCAGGGAAAGTCATACATGCTTTATATACAGACGATGACTTGCTTATGCAAGCCGTTAAGCAGACTAGAAAAGCTAATTATCATATAAATGATGTTTTTACTCCATTTCCCGTTCACGGATTGGATAAAGCTCTAGGTTTAGCGCCAACAAGGTTAGCGATATGTGCATTCTTATATGGTATTACCGGTTTAACGGTAGCTACTTTAATGATGAACTTTATCATGATTGAAGACTGGCCTCAAGACATTGGTGGAAAGCCAAGTTTCAGTTATATTCAAAACATGCCGGCATTTGTGCCTATCATGTTTGAATTAACCGTTTTCTTTGCGGCTCACTTAATGGTAATTACTTTTTATATGAGAAGTAAGATCTGGCCATTTAAAGTTGCAGAAAATCCAGACGTTAGAACAACAGATGATCATTTTCTTGTGGAAATTGATGCGGCAAATCACGATGTGGATAGCCTTACTAAGTTCTTATACGATACAGGCGCTTCAGAAATTAAATTAATTGAATAA
- the nrfD gene encoding NrfD/PsrC family molybdoenzyme membrane anchor subunit, producing the protein MSSHYEAPIREPLVIGDKTYHDISVEIAAPVLGKANKSWWIVFSIALVAFLWGIGCIVYTVSTGIGVWGLNKTIGWAWDITNFVWWVGIGHAGTLISAVLLLFRQKWRMAVNRSAEAMTIFAVFQAGLFPIIHMGRPWLAYWVLPIPNQFGSLWVNFNSPLLWDVFAISTYLSVSLVFWWTGLLPDFAMIRDKTTSPFQKKMYGILSFGWSGRVKDWQRFEEVSLVLAGLATPLVLSVHTIVSFDFATSVVPGWHSTIFPPYFVAGAIFSGFAMVQTLLIIMRKVSNLEDYITVLHIEYMNKVILLTGGIVSVAYITEYFIGWYSGSSYENYTYLSFGAATGPYWWAFWALITCNFIVPLTLWVKSLRRNIVWTFFVALIINIGMWFERFDIIVIDLSKGRTPSSWAMFSPTFVDIGVFIGTIGFFFVLFLLYARTFPVIAQAEVKTILKSSGEMYKRLRAEHGDDFNHAHGHIHVDNDPSAGEPAANEPNRDLLSGESRDGVDQSSLNALVDTDIKRDRVDAMLARIGTFDPAVQSQDDLQKLTDVGPLMEQNLHQLGIYTFNQISNMSLQDYEVLNTIVDSFGDRAKRDDWATQAANLKNN; encoded by the coding sequence ATGTCGTCACATTACGAAGCACCTATAAGAGAGCCTTTAGTTATTGGAGATAAAACCTATCATGACATTAGTGTTGAGATAGCTGCTCCTGTATTAGGTAAGGCCAATAAATCTTGGTGGATAGTATTCTCGATTGCCTTAGTGGCATTTTTATGGGGGATAGGTTGTATTGTTTATACCGTTTCTACCGGAATCGGGGTTTGGGGATTGAACAAGACCATTGGATGGGCTTGGGATATTACCAACTTTGTTTGGTGGGTTGGTATTGGTCACGCCGGGACCTTAATATCGGCAGTATTGTTATTGTTCCGTCAAAAATGGAGAATGGCAGTTAACAGATCTGCAGAAGCAATGACAATCTTTGCGGTATTCCAGGCAGGTTTGTTCCCAATTATACACATGGGACGTCCATGGTTAGCTTATTGGGTATTACCTATACCTAACCAATTTGGGTCATTATGGGTTAACTTCAATTCGCCATTACTTTGGGATGTATTTGCAATATCTACTTACTTATCTGTATCACTAGTTTTCTGGTGGACAGGTTTGTTACCAGATTTTGCAATGATACGTGACAAGACTACTAGTCCTTTTCAAAAGAAAATGTATGGTATTCTTAGTTTTGGATGGAGTGGACGTGTAAAAGACTGGCAACGTTTTGAAGAAGTATCTTTGGTATTAGCAGGTTTAGCTACACCACTTGTACTTTCTGTACACACAATTGTATCTTTTGACTTTGCTACCTCAGTAGTTCCTGGGTGGCACTCAACAATTTTTCCTCCATACTTCGTGGCAGGAGCTATTTTCTCTGGATTCGCCATGGTGCAAACCTTGTTGATCATTATGAGAAAAGTATCTAATCTTGAAGATTACATTACCGTTCTTCATATTGAATATATGAACAAGGTGATACTTTTAACAGGAGGTATTGTGTCTGTAGCTTATATCACCGAGTATTTCATTGGATGGTATTCTGGTAGTAGTTATGAAAATTATACATATCTATCTTTTGGTGCTGCAACAGGGCCATACTGGTGGGCATTCTGGGCACTTATTACTTGTAACTTTATTGTGCCACTTACTTTATGGGTTAAGAGCTTAAGAAGAAATATTGTTTGGACCTTCTTTGTAGCCTTGATCATTAACATTGGAATGTGGTTTGAACGTTTTGATATTATCGTTATAGATTTAAGTAAAGGTAGAACTCCATCTTCTTGGGCAATGTTCTCCCCAACCTTTGTTGATATAGGAGTATTTATTGGAACCATTGGATTCTTCTTTGTATTGTTCCTGCTTTATGCACGTACGTTCCCAGTGATCGCACAAGCAGAAGTTAAAACAATCTTGAAATCTTCAGGTGAAATGTATAAGAGATTGCGTGCAGAACATGGTGATGATTTTAATCATGCACATGGTCATATTCACGTAGATAATGATCCTAGTGCAGGTGAACCAGCGGCTAATGAGCCAAATAGAGATCTTCTTAGTGGGGAGTCAAGAGATGGTGTAGATCAAAGTAGCCTTAATGCTCTGGTAGATACAGATATTAAGCGAGATAGGGTTGATGCTATGTTAGCTAGAATTGGAACTTTTGATCCTGCGGTACAAAGTCAGGATGATCTTCAAAAGCTTACAGACGTTGGACCTTTGATGGAGCAGAATTTACATCAATTAGGTATCTATACTTTTAACCAAATTAGTAATATGTCTCTTCAGGATTACGAAGTGCTAAATACAATTGTCGATTCATTTGGCGATAGAGCTAAACGTGATGATTGGGCAACTCAGGCAGCTAATTTAAAAAATAACTAA
- a CDS encoding cytochrome P450 has product MNKRNIPKVSFLEFLKHASNILKNPLPFHHSNFEKHGDTFRLIIGPGKSVIFSRDAYLAEYVLQKNQKNYTKSPIQTKDLVKYVGRGLLTAEGDHWKKQRKLIQPAFHKKQLTLLLESIHKAILTELDKIQIDKDVDIFPVFNDLAFQTVVKSLFSSAVGDKDIARLQFITEAAQKMLVRELRQPFLSLWFKYGGEIKKHTDLTDEARVILKKLVKARKESGIRENDLLDMLLDARYEDGNEMDEEQLIDEILILFTAGHETTSNALTFAAELLARNPESQQKIYEESLKAKQETHTLMEFIQACSYTKKVIEETMRLYPPAYFIDRINLEDDSFEGLEIPKGSNLLFSFHEIHKHKEHWENPEKFDPERFSDSDPYLHTPYYAPFGAGPRKCIGNNFAMFEMILAVSEMVSNYKIEPKTTPIEILPLITLKPKNAILKFQKR; this is encoded by the coding sequence ATGAATAAAAGGAACATCCCCAAGGTTTCATTTTTAGAGTTCTTAAAACATGCTTCCAATATTCTTAAGAATCCGTTGCCTTTTCATCACAGTAATTTTGAGAAGCATGGAGATACATTTAGATTGATTATAGGTCCCGGAAAATCTGTAATTTTTTCTAGAGATGCCTATCTGGCGGAATATGTACTTCAAAAAAATCAAAAAAATTATACAAAGTCTCCTATTCAAACCAAAGATCTGGTAAAATATGTAGGGAGAGGATTGCTTACTGCAGAGGGAGATCATTGGAAAAAGCAACGAAAATTGATACAGCCTGCCTTTCATAAAAAGCAGCTCACTTTACTATTGGAGAGTATTCACAAAGCGATACTTACAGAACTGGATAAGATCCAAATCGATAAGGATGTTGATATATTTCCAGTTTTTAATGATCTTGCTTTTCAGACAGTTGTCAAATCTTTGTTTAGCAGTGCAGTTGGAGATAAAGACATTGCTAGGCTACAATTTATCACAGAAGCAGCCCAGAAAATGTTAGTGAGAGAACTGCGTCAACCTTTCTTGAGTTTATGGTTTAAGTATGGAGGTGAAATTAAAAAGCACACAGATCTTACAGATGAAGCAAGAGTGATCCTTAAAAAGCTGGTAAAAGCCAGAAAAGAAAGCGGTATAAGAGAGAACGATCTTTTAGATATGCTGTTAGATGCACGCTATGAGGATGGTAATGAAATGGATGAAGAACAATTAATAGATGAGATCTTGATATTGTTTACTGCTGGTCATGAAACTACTTCTAATGCGCTCACTTTTGCTGCAGAGTTGTTAGCTAGAAATCCAGAATCTCAACAGAAGATCTATGAGGAGAGTTTGAAGGCTAAGCAAGAAACTCATACATTAATGGAATTTATTCAGGCTTGTAGTTATACCAAGAAGGTTATCGAGGAGACTATGCGATTATATCCTCCGGCTTATTTTATAGATAGGATAAATTTAGAAGATGATTCTTTTGAAGGCTTGGAAATACCTAAAGGTTCCAATTTGCTATTCTCTTTTCACGAGATCCATAAGCACAAAGAGCATTGGGAAAATCCGGAGAAATTTGATCCTGAAAGATTTTCAGATTCAGATCCATATTTGCACACACCGTATTACGCACCTTTTGGAGCAGGTCCAAGGAAATGTATTGGAAACAACTTTGCTATGTTTGAAATGATACTTGCAGTCTCAGAGATGGTAAGCAATTACAAAATAGAACCAAAAACAACACCTATAGAAATTTTACCTCTCATAACTTTAAAGCCTAAAAATGCTATTTTGAAGTTTCAAAAGCGATAG
- a CDS encoding cytochrome c oxidase subunit II — protein sequence MTVFLVIIVLALFAVTMWQISKIFQLSKSSDVDSSQVANDKDNKSQAYIMVGFVVFFYALMIWCFWHYSKFYLPEAASEHGGAVDNLMFLSIGIIMFVQVLTQALLHFFAIKYTGKKGQKALFFADNDKLEFIWTIIPVIVLAGLIIYGLFTWSDIMNINEDEDPMVVELYAYQFAWRARYSGDDNTLGKANVRFIEGVNQLGVDESDPYAMDDKVTTELHLPVGKPVVFKLRSQDVLHSAYFPHFRAQMNVVPGMITQFGFTPSITTEEMRASEYMVEKVDNINEIRKDNSKKLMAEGEAPLDSYEFDYYLLCNKICGQGHYNMQMKIVVESQEDYDAWIKEQQTFKDAMAPQDTEDSVGDAPKENVEVASAVEEKEEN from the coding sequence ATGACTGTATTTTTAGTAATCATAGTATTAGCACTTTTTGCCGTAACCATGTGGCAAATATCCAAGATATTCCAGTTATCCAAAAGCAGTGATGTAGATTCATCACAGGTTGCCAATGATAAGGATAACAAAAGCCAGGCTTATATCATGGTTGGTTTTGTTGTGTTCTTTTATGCCTTGATGATCTGGTGTTTCTGGCATTACAGTAAATTCTATCTTCCGGAAGCTGCTTCAGAACATGGTGGAGCAGTAGATAACTTAATGTTCCTTTCAATAGGTATCATTATGTTCGTACAGGTTCTTACTCAAGCTTTATTGCATTTCTTCGCTATAAAGTATACAGGTAAGAAAGGGCAGAAGGCTTTGTTCTTTGCAGATAATGATAAGTTAGAATTCATCTGGACCATTATACCTGTAATTGTATTAGCCGGACTTATAATCTACGGGTTGTTCACCTGGTCTGATATTATGAACATTAATGAAGACGAAGATCCAATGGTTGTAGAGCTTTATGCATATCAATTTGCATGGAGAGCTAGATATTCTGGTGATGATAATACTTTAGGTAAAGCTAATGTTAGGTTTATTGAGGGTGTAAATCAATTAGGGGTAGATGAAAGCGATCCTTATGCTATGGATGACAAGGTTACAACAGAATTACACTTACCAGTTGGGAAGCCAGTAGTTTTTAAACTTAGATCTCAAGATGTTTTACACTCTGCTTATTTTCCTCACTTTAGAGCTCAAATGAACGTAGTTCCTGGAATGATCACTCAGTTTGGTTTTACTCCTTCTATCACTACGGAAGAGATGAGAGCATCTGAATATATGGTAGAAAAGGTTGATAACATTAACGAAATTAGAAAAGACAATTCTAAAAAGTTAATGGCTGAAGGTGAAGCTCCTTTAGATTCTTACGAATTTGATTACTATCTTTTATGTAATAAGATTTGTGGACAAGGTCACTATAATATGCAAATGAAGATTGTTGTTGAGTCTCAAGAAGATTATGATGCTTGGATAAAAGAACAGCAAACATTTAAGGATGCTATGGCACCACAAGATACTGAAGATTCTGTTGGAGATGCTCCAAAAGAGAACGTAGAAGTGGCATCAGCAGTAGAAGAAAAAGAAGAAAACTAA
- a CDS encoding quinol:cytochrome C oxidoreductase, whose amino-acid sequence MYTISSKLKITAIIFMIVGALGLVYGFLTTPSNVEELKEMMASEEHHGDSETHAMNSEEDHHEAISEHEVVNEEHGAAAVSHEANAHESASHDDAHYEHVLHQYQTKPWSATFVNAFFFFMIALGALVFYAIQYAASAGWSPVLFRVIEGITAYLLPGSIIVFLIVVFAGTHFYPWQNEELVAHDPILQAKSGYLNFPFFLIRGIIYIIGWNLYRHFSRKNSLAQETALDLAPYKRNFKLAVFFLMFFIVTESTMAWDWFMSMTPHWYSTLFAWYIFATMFVSAITVIALVTIMLKKLNLVPFINDSHLHDLAKFMFAFSVFWTYLWFSQFMLIWYANIPEEVTYFIIRIQEYNLLFFGMLVLNFVFPILILINSDYKRIPWFVIMAGVLLLAGHYIDVFLLVMPSTVGPYWFFGITEIGGLLFFLGLFILVVGAGLGKVALRPKGNPFIVESENYHY is encoded by the coding sequence ATGTACACGATATCCAGTAAATTAAAAATAACCGCTATCATTTTTATGATCGTGGGTGCATTAGGCCTGGTATACGGGTTTTTAACCACACCTTCTAACGTTGAGGAATTAAAAGAAATGATGGCTTCAGAAGAGCATCATGGAGATTCTGAAACTCATGCAATGAATTCTGAAGAAGATCATCATGAAGCAATTAGTGAGCATGAAGTTGTGAATGAAGAACATGGTGCTGCGGCAGTTTCACATGAAGCTAATGCACACGAATCTGCATCTCATGATGATGCACATTATGAGCATGTATTACATCAATATCAAACCAAGCCTTGGTCTGCAACTTTTGTGAATGCATTCTTTTTCTTTATGATAGCATTAGGAGCATTGGTTTTTTATGCTATTCAATATGCTGCTTCTGCAGGGTGGTCTCCGGTTCTATTCAGAGTTATAGAAGGAATTACCGCATACTTGCTTCCGGGATCTATTATCGTATTTTTAATAGTTGTATTTGCTGGAACACACTTCTACCCATGGCAGAATGAAGAATTGGTTGCGCATGATCCTATACTTCAAGCAAAATCGGGATATTTAAATTTTCCATTCTTTCTAATTAGAGGAATTATCTATATTATAGGTTGGAACTTATATCGTCACTTCTCTAGAAAAAATTCATTAGCTCAAGAAACTGCGTTAGATCTAGCTCCTTATAAAAGGAACTTTAAATTAGCTGTTTTCTTTTTGATGTTCTTTATTGTAACAGAATCTACTATGGCTTGGGACTGGTTCATGTCTATGACGCCTCACTGGTATAGTACTTTGTTTGCATGGTACATTTTTGCTACTATGTTCGTATCTGCTATAACAGTTATAGCATTGGTAACTATAATGTTGAAGAAATTGAACTTAGTTCCTTTCATTAACGATAGTCATTTACATGATCTTGCAAAATTCATGTTTGCTTTTAGTGTATTCTGGACTTACTTATGGTTTAGTCAATTTATGCTAATATGGTATGCGAATATTCCTGAAGAAGTAACTTATTTTATTATTAGAATTCAAGAGTATAATCTATTGTTTTTTGGAATGCTAGTGCTTAATTTTGTATTCCCAATTTTAATATTAATAAATAGTGATTACAAACGTATTCCATGGTTCGTAATTATGGCAGGAGTTTTGTTATTAGCTGGTCACTATATTGATGTTTTCTTACTAGTTATGCCTTCTACGGTTGGTCCATACTGGTTCTTTGGAATTACTGAAATTGGAGGATTATTGTTCTTCCTTGGTCTGTTCATCTTGGTTGTAGGTGCTGGTCTTGGGAAAGTAGCGTTAAGACCAAAAGGTAACCCATTCATTGTAGAAAGTGAAAATTACCATTATTAA
- a CDS encoding c-type cytochrome, with the protein MKSLFHRSIVLLLVAVTATSCFNKERPNYQYFPDMYEPVGYEAYGEYDVFEDQQEAKSPVEGTIPRGWTPYEYENSNEGSAKAKAELTNPIPYTEENLAAGQQLYTVYCAVCHGDKGNGKGILVEREKILGVPSYDDQGRAITEGSVYHAMYYGLNAMGSYASQTTINERWQIDHYVMKLKGALEGKPERSFDTPENAAKTELIPAVNAEPSTSMEQASTADQAKESTN; encoded by the coding sequence ATGAAAAGTTTATTTCATAGATCTATAGTACTACTGCTTGTTGCGGTAACGGCAACGTCCTGCTTTAACAAAGAACGTCCAAACTATCAGTACTTCCCAGACATGTACGAGCCAGTTGGATATGAAGCTTATGGAGAGTATGATGTTTTTGAAGACCAACAAGAGGCTAAATCTCCTGTAGAAGGAACTATACCTCGTGGATGGACTCCTTATGAGTATGAAAACTCAAATGAAGGTAGTGCAAAGGCAAAAGCAGAACTAACAAATCCAATCCCTTATACAGAGGAGAATCTTGCTGCTGGGCAGCAATTATACACTGTTTACTGTGCAGTATGCCACGGTGATAAAGGTAATGGCAAAGGAATTTTGGTAGAACGTGAGAAGATCCTTGGGGTACCTTCTTATGATGATCAGGGTAGAGCAATTACAGAAGGTAGTGTATATCACGCTATGTATTATGGATTGAATGCTATGGGATCTTATGCATCTCAAACTACTATCAACGAGCGTTGGCAAATAGATCACTATGTAATGAAATTAAAAGGTGCACTTGAAGGTAAGCCTGAAAGAAGTTTTGATACACCAGAAAATGCTGCCAAAACAGAATTGATACCTGCAGTTAATGCAGAGCCATCAACTTCTATGGAGCAAGCATCTACTGCCGATCAAGCCAAAGAAAGTACGAACTAA
- a CDS encoding cbb3-type cytochrome c oxidase subunit I, with protein sequence MSAAGHATLDHAHDDHGHHHKQTFITKYIFSTDHKMISKQYLITGLLMGVIGILMSILFRMQLAWPEQSFWIFKALLGKWAPDGVMSPEIYLALVTIHGTIMVFFVLTAGLSGTFSNLLIPLQIGARDMASGFLNMVSYWLFFVSCVIMLSSLFVEAGPASAGWTIYPPLSALPQAIGGSGLGMTLWLSAMAVFIASSLLGSLNYIVTVINMRTIGMSMTRLPLTIWAFFVTAIIGVVSFPVLLSAALLLIMDRSFGTSFFLSDIFIQGEVLSHQGGSPVLFEHLFWFLGHPEVYIVILPAMGLVSEIMATNARKPIFGYRAMVASILAIAFLSTIVWGHHMFVSGMNPFLGSVFTFTTLLIAIPSAVKAFNWITTLWKGNLQMNPAMLFSIGFVSTFITGGLTGIILGDSTLDINVHDTYFVIAHFHLVMGISALYGLLAGVYHWFPKMFGRMMNKNLGYIHFWVTAVGAYGVFFPMHFIGMAGLPRRYYTNTAFPYFDDLADVNVIITVFAIITAIVQLVFLYNFFSSMFFGKKATQNPWNATTLEWTTPVEHIHGNWPGAIPSVYRWPYDYSKVNEDGEYVIAGQDFVPQDVPLQENEEEMNH encoded by the coding sequence ATGTCAGCAGCAGGACACGCAACGCTAGATCACGCACATGATGATCATGGGCATCATCATAAGCAAACCTTTATTACAAAGTACATTTTTAGTACAGACCATAAGATGATCTCTAAGCAATACCTTATAACAGGTTTGTTAATGGGTGTTATCGGTATATTAATGTCGATTCTTTTTAGAATGCAACTGGCATGGCCAGAGCAATCTTTCTGGATCTTTAAGGCACTTTTAGGAAAATGGGCACCAGATGGTGTTATGTCTCCGGAGATCTACTTAGCGCTTGTTACTATACATGGTACTATCATGGTATTTTTTGTATTAACCGCAGGTTTAAGTGGAACATTTAGTAACCTTTTAATACCACTTCAAATTGGTGCAAGAGATATGGCGTCAGGATTTCTGAACATGGTATCTTACTGGTTATTCTTTGTTTCTTGTGTAATTATGCTTAGTTCTCTTTTCGTGGAGGCAGGACCCGCTTCAGCAGGTTGGACCATTTATCCGCCGCTTAGTGCATTGCCACAGGCTATTGGAGGTTCTGGTCTTGGTATGACTCTTTGGTTAAGTGCTATGGCTGTATTTATTGCTTCCTCTTTATTAGGATCTTTAAACTATATAGTTACCGTTATCAATATGAGAACTATTGGAATGTCTATGACTAGACTTCCTCTTACAATTTGGGCATTCTTTGTAACAGCTATTATTGGGGTTGTTTCTTTCCCTGTATTATTATCTGCAGCATTGTTACTTATAATGGATAGAAGTTTTGGTACCTCGTTCTTCTTAAGTGATATTTTTATTCAAGGAGAAGTGTTGAGTCATCAAGGTGGTTCTCCAGTATTATTTGAGCACTTATTTTGGTTCTTAGGGCACCCTGAAGTTTATATCGTTATACTTCCGGCAATGGGGCTTGTATCAGAAATTATGGCAACCAACGCACGTAAACCAATATTTGGTTATAGAGCCATGGTAGCATCTATATTGGCAATTGCATTTCTATCTACAATTGTATGGGGACACCACATGTTCGTGTCTGGTATGAATCCTTTCTTAGGATCTGTTTTTACCTTTACAACTTTGTTAATTGCAATTCCATCTGCTGTAAAAGCTTTTAACTGGATCACAACTTTATGGAAGGGAAATCTGCAAATGAACCCTGCCATGTTATTTTCTATAGGTTTCGTTTCTACCTTCATTACTGGAGGTCTAACAGGAATTATTTTGGGAGATAGTACTTTAGATATCAACGTTCATGATACTTATTTCGTAATTGCTCACTTCCACCTTGTAATGGGGATATCTGCACTTTACGGTTTGTTAGCTGGTGTATACCACTGGTTTCCAAAAATGTTTGGTAGAATGATGAATAAGAACTTAGGATATATTCATTTCTGGGTAACTGCTGTTGGAGCGTATGGGGTATTCTTCCCAATGCACTTTATTGGAATGGCAGGTCTTCCAAGAAGATATTATACGAATACAGCATTTCCATACTTTGATGATTTGGCAGATGTAAATGTTATTATAACTGTTTTTGCTATTATAACTGCAATCGTTCAATTAGTATTCTTATATAATTTCTTTAGTTCTATGTTCTTCGGAAAGAAGGCTACTCAGAATCCTTGGAATGCAACCACATTAGAATGGACTACTCCGGTAGAGCATATTCACGGTAACTGGCCTGGAGCTATACCATCAGTATACAGATGGCCTTACGATTATTCTAAGGTCAACGAAGATGGAGAATATGTAATTGCTGGTCAGGATTTCGTCCCGCAGGACGTACCACTTCAAGAGAATGAAGAAGAGATGAATCATTAG